From Pseudomonadota bacterium, a single genomic window includes:
- the ychF gene encoding redox-regulated ATPase YchF — protein MRVGLAGYAGSGKSTVFSALAPGARSDRGGVALGNIKVPDVRVDRLATIFSPKRKTYGEVTFVDVGGEGGRADTGAFSPDVLQHMRNVDVLVHVVRGFDNPLVARPADPARDDALFSDELVLHDLQVLERRQERLRKESKKGPEVAINERCVAQLEAGQPLRALGLSDEEEATFVGIQLLSIKPSITLFSLSETAWGDPAQASLRELQERGPSALSLGLCGAIEAEIADLPAEEQQEFLVGLGLGEPARNVFIRAAYRLLDLICFLTAGPDECRAWPLRRGTVARRAAGKVHSDIERGFIRAEVYRLEDLERLGTEAALKTAGKIRLEGKDYEIQDGDVVNYRFNV, from the coding sequence ATGCGCGTGGGACTCGCCGGTTACGCCGGCTCTGGAAAATCGACGGTGTTTTCGGCGTTGGCGCCCGGCGCTCGCAGCGACCGCGGCGGCGTCGCGCTCGGCAATATCAAGGTGCCCGACGTCCGCGTCGACCGCCTGGCCACGATCTTCTCGCCCAAGCGCAAGACCTACGGCGAGGTCACCTTCGTCGACGTCGGTGGCGAAGGGGGCCGCGCCGATACGGGGGCCTTCAGCCCTGACGTGCTGCAGCACATGCGCAACGTCGACGTCTTGGTGCACGTCGTCCGCGGCTTCGACAACCCCCTGGTTGCCCGCCCGGCCGATCCGGCGCGCGACGACGCCCTCTTCAGCGATGAGCTGGTGCTTCACGATCTGCAGGTGCTCGAGCGCCGCCAGGAGCGACTGCGCAAGGAGTCAAAGAAGGGTCCCGAGGTGGCGATCAACGAGCGCTGCGTGGCGCAGCTCGAAGCGGGCCAGCCCCTGCGCGCGCTGGGGCTCAGCGATGAGGAGGAGGCCACCTTCGTCGGTATCCAGCTCCTGTCGATCAAGCCATCGATCACCCTCTTCAGCCTGAGCGAAACCGCGTGGGGCGATCCGGCGCAGGCCAGCTTGCGAGAGCTTCAGGAGCGCGGTCCCTCCGCCCTCTCGCTCGGCCTCTGCGGCGCGATCGAGGCCGAGATCGCCGATTTGCCTGCAGAGGAGCAGCAGGAGTTTCTCGTCGGGCTCGGGTTGGGCGAGCCGGCGCGCAACGTCTTTATCCGCGCCGCCTACCGACTGCTCGACCTGATCTGCTTCCTCACCGCGGGTCCGGATGAATGCCGGGCCTGGCCGCTGCGGCGAGGCACCGTGGCCCGGCGCGCGGCCGGCAAGGTCCATAGCGACATCGAACGCGGCTTCATCCGCGCCGAGGTCTATCGTCTGGAGGACCTCGAGCGCCTCGGCACAGAAGCGGCCCTCAAGACCGCCGGCAAGATCCGATTGGAAGGCAAAGACTACGAGATCCAGGACGGCGACGTCGTGAACTACCGCTTCAACGTGTAA